A single genomic interval of Salinarchaeum sp. IM2453 harbors:
- a CDS encoding sodium/proline symporter, whose product MTNVRFIPLQQEGIPVADDPVILALGTIYLILVLLIGVWGWIRTDTTADFLITGKSIGTWVLALTAFSVIQSGFGFIGGPELVYLFGSTALWIFFSAPLGFLITWIVLAKRMRILAEIRHVLTLGDATFVRYNSNLVRGLTGLAVVLGVIAYLAVNLAAIQFVMRAIFGIPVIWGLIAGAVILLLYSAFGGMIAGVWTDFMQAITMAVGAVFVFVYAISFGGGMENIMRNLAEADPALASPFGTLGGTETAILVGLAWWTLFAIGAAGQPHLITKFYMSRDMNVLKWGAPIAALTYAISSLIAFSAGLAMRAMVEAGQIDETFAASEVGPVFVLEHTGSVVAGLILAALLAAIMSTSDSFLNIGAAAITRDIPRALGRPIKRNKTELRLTQVSLAVLTVLATLVVMFSDALVGILGAISWGFFAASFVPVVVLGLNWTGATREGAIAALVVGMSYNIIYNVIPETAGIVDHSAVSWVNENIVMTTYPFPEAVPAEAISLLITMAVFIIVSIASQDDTPADIKALIER is encoded by the coding sequence CGACCGCAGACTTTCTCATCACCGGAAAATCAATTGGGACGTGGGTGTTGGCACTTACTGCATTTTCCGTCATTCAATCTGGATTCGGATTTATTGGCGGCCCAGAGCTTGTGTATCTATTCGGATCGACAGCACTCTGGATCTTTTTCAGTGCTCCACTCGGATTTCTCATTACATGGATCGTATTGGCTAAACGAATGCGTATCTTAGCCGAGATCCGACATGTTCTGACGTTAGGCGACGCAACATTTGTTCGATATAACAGTAACCTTGTTAGAGGATTGACCGGCCTTGCTGTCGTTCTCGGGGTTATTGCATATCTTGCAGTGAACTTAGCAGCAATTCAATTTGTCATGCGGGCAATTTTTGGAATCCCAGTTATTTGGGGTTTGATCGCAGGCGCAGTTATTTTGCTACTGTATAGTGCCTTTGGTGGAATGATTGCCGGGGTATGGACGGACTTTATGCAGGCAATCACGATGGCTGTCGGAGCTGTCTTTGTATTTGTCTATGCAATTTCGTTTGGTGGAGGCATGGAAAATATTATGCGGAACCTGGCCGAAGCCGATCCAGCACTCGCTTCACCATTCGGAACATTAGGTGGGACTGAAACAGCAATTCTAGTCGGACTTGCTTGGTGGACGCTGTTTGCAATTGGGGCTGCTGGCCAACCCCACCTGATTACGAAGTTCTACATGAGTCGAGATATGAACGTACTCAAGTGGGGTGCTCCGATTGCTGCCCTGACATATGCTATTTCAAGCTTAATTGCATTTTCTGCTGGACTTGCCATGCGTGCAATGGTTGAAGCGGGACAAATTGATGAAACTTTTGCCGCTTCTGAGGTAGGGCCGGTCTTTGTGCTTGAACATACTGGAAGTGTAGTTGCAGGGTTAATTTTGGCAGCTTTATTGGCAGCAATCATGTCAACAAGTGATTCGTTCCTTAATATCGGAGCCGCAGCAATAACTCGCGATATTCCGCGAGCATTAGGTCGGCCAATCAAACGGAACAAAACTGAGTTGAGACTGACACAGGTTTCGCTGGCAGTGTTGACGGTCCTTGCAACACTGGTTGTCATGTTCTCCGATGCACTTGTTGGAATCCTTGGCGCAATCAGCTGGGGCTTCTTTGCAGCTTCATTTGTCCCGGTGGTCGTATTAGGGCTCAATTGGACTGGGGCAACAAGGGAGGGAGCGATTGCTGCTCTTGTTGTTGGTATGAGCTATAATATCATCTATAACGTAATCCCAGAAACAGCCGGAATTGTCGATCATAGCGCTGTAAGCTGGGTTAATGAAAATATTGTGATGACAACATATCCATTTCCAGAAGCGGTTCCCGCTGAAGCAATCTCACTGTTAATAACGATGGCAGTGTTTATTATTGTCTCAATAGCATCACAAGATGACACACCTGCAGACATCAAGGCACTTATTGAGCGATAA
- a CDS encoding AMP-binding protein: MTYTLRVNSDSYTETREDFSWDIPEGYNAAYDLVGKHNSRSDSALYYLDENGATSNYTFGEIDRKSSAVGNSWRNVGVQFGDRVAVMLPQKPENILAHLASWKIGAISMPLSILFGTEAVKYRLQDSGAKLAVIDVKQLDTVQQIASDCPNLKYILVVGDQSKATLPEDENTVYQWFDTAIRWEQDSVNIADTDQDTPAVIIYTSGSTGDPKGVLHTHDVWLGHCPAFQMYFEHNIEDGIFWTPADWAWIGALGDLVFPAWHYGRPVVGHPMEGFNPHTAFELMEEFAVTHTFLPPTAVRMLMSVDQPTNKYDLALQAICSGGEPLTQDILNWADTALNNVNVNELYGQTEANLLVANCSHWFQPKPGSMGKPVPGHEVKIADVDTRSLVETDEIGEIVVRRDDDPVIFEEYWNAPEKTVDATIEINGEQWHRTGDIARRDEDGYIWFVSRNDDLIITSGYRVAPREVEEIILQHNDVAQVGVTGVSDKTRGEIIKAFVELTDDADTSNTLKNEIRNLVRTQLADYEYPREIEFRDELPKTVTGKIRRSELTD, from the coding sequence GTGACATACACACTCAGAGTTAACTCAGATTCATACACAGAAACTCGCGAAGACTTTAGCTGGGATATTCCAGAGGGGTACAATGCTGCGTATGACCTTGTTGGAAAGCATAACTCAAGGTCAGACTCGGCACTATATTATTTGGATGAGAATGGAGCTACCTCAAATTATACGTTTGGTGAGATAGACCGCAAATCAAGTGCTGTTGGGAACTCTTGGCGTAATGTTGGCGTTCAGTTCGGTGACCGAGTTGCAGTGATGCTGCCGCAAAAACCAGAGAATATCTTAGCTCACTTAGCGTCTTGGAAAATTGGAGCTATCTCAATGCCTCTCTCGATTTTGTTTGGTACTGAGGCTGTAAAATATCGACTGCAAGATAGTGGAGCAAAGCTCGCTGTGATTGATGTGAAGCAACTAGATACAGTCCAGCAGATTGCTTCAGATTGTCCCAATCTTAAATATATACTCGTCGTCGGAGATCAATCGAAAGCTACTCTCCCAGAAGATGAAAATACAGTATACCAGTGGTTTGATACCGCTATTCGGTGGGAACAAGACTCTGTAAACATTGCAGATACAGATCAAGACACTCCTGCTGTTATTATTTACACCAGTGGAAGTACCGGCGATCCCAAGGGTGTATTACATACACATGATGTCTGGCTTGGACACTGCCCGGCATTTCAGATGTATTTTGAACATAACATTGAAGATGGAATTTTCTGGACACCCGCAGATTGGGCATGGATTGGCGCACTTGGCGATTTAGTCTTCCCTGCATGGCATTATGGTCGACCCGTTGTTGGTCACCCGATGGAAGGGTTTAATCCGCACACGGCGTTCGAACTAATGGAAGAGTTTGCGGTAACGCACACATTTCTTCCCCCCACGGCGGTCCGGATGCTCATGTCGGTAGATCAACCAACCAACAAATATGATCTTGCTCTACAGGCAATCTGCTCCGGTGGCGAGCCTCTCACCCAAGACATTCTAAACTGGGCAGATACGGCACTTAATAATGTAAATGTAAATGAATTATACGGACAAACAGAGGCCAACTTACTAGTCGCAAACTGCAGCCATTGGTTCCAACCCAAGCCGGGAAGTATGGGAAAGCCAGTTCCGGGTCATGAGGTTAAGATTGCAGACGTAGATACGCGCTCTTTAGTTGAGACTGACGAAATAGGAGAAATTGTTGTACGACGAGATGATGATCCTGTAATCTTTGAAGAATACTGGAATGCTCCGGAGAAGACAGTTGATGCAACCATTGAGATCAACGGTGAGCAGTGGCACCGAACAGGAGATATTGCTCGACGTGATGAAGACGGATATATTTGGTTTGTATCCCGTAATGATGATTTGATAATCACAAGCGGCTATCGAGTTGCCCCGCGGGAAGTAGAAGAAATAATTCTTCAACATAATGATGTTGCACAGGTTGGTGTTACGGGGGTCTCAGACAAAACTCGGGGTGAGATTATCAAAGCTTTTGTAGAGCTCACAGACGACGCAGACACGAGTAATACGCTTAAAAATGAAATACGTAATCTGGTTCGAACCCAGCTCGCGGACTATGAATATCCGAGAGAAATTGAGTTCCGGGATGAACTACCAAAAACTGTCACTGGAAAAATACGCCGGTCTGAGCTCACCGATTAA
- a CDS encoding ABC transporter permease subunit, with product MRVMPVLRKDINDAIRSKALWFLSFFMVGLAVLGLYGATTLPEADASQAISAFNDPILLIIPILGLIISYKSIVAERETGSLRMLLSLPILRWEVLAGKFIGRIAVLLLPIIIAFAVSVPLSWYWFGDIAGTDTLQAVTLSIALALPYIAIGLGLSASVRNSTQAVIMAILVYIITAESVWSLVPTAGYLVLFRELPDTEANWYQFYESLSPKTAAETTVDLLYGSGISDVPLYLQEWLAIPLFILWAGVPLLLGYVAFEKSDVS from the coding sequence ATGAGAGTCATGCCTGTTTTACGAAAGGATATTAATGATGCAATTCGGTCAAAGGCACTGTGGTTTCTGTCATTTTTCATGGTTGGATTGGCAGTTCTTGGCCTGTACGGCGCAACTACACTCCCTGAGGCAGATGCAAGCCAGGCAATCTCTGCATTCAATGATCCAATCTTACTTATTATCCCGATTCTGGGACTCATAATTAGCTATAAATCCATTGTTGCAGAACGTGAAACCGGAAGCCTACGGATGCTTTTGTCGCTTCCAATTCTACGATGGGAAGTCCTTGCTGGAAAGTTCATCGGCCGCATTGCTGTATTATTGCTACCGATCATTATCGCGTTTGCTGTCAGTGTTCCGCTTTCCTGGTACTGGTTTGGAGATATCGCTGGGACGGATACATTACAGGCAGTAACACTGAGTATCGCACTTGCGTTGCCCTATATTGCCATCGGTCTAGGCTTATCGGCTAGTGTCCGAAACTCCACGCAGGCAGTTATCATGGCTATTCTTGTTTACATCATTACAGCAGAATCTGTCTGGTCATTAGTCCCCACTGCCGGGTATCTGGTTTTATTTCGTGAGTTGCCAGATACCGAGGCTAACTGGTATCAATTCTATGAAAGTCTTTCTCCAAAGACAGCAGCAGAAACGACGGTCGATCTGCTGTACGGTTCTGGAATCTCTGACGTTCCACTATACCTACAGGAGTGGCTTGCAATACCATTATTCATCCTCTGGGCTGGCGTGCCGCTTCTGCTCGGATATGTTGCGTTTGAAAAATCAGACGTAAGCTAA
- a CDS encoding ABC transporter ATP-binding protein, with product MAAIETNGLTKRFGSLRAVDNLNLTVQEGEIYGFLGPNGAGKSTTINMLLSLVQPTAGSATVLGYDIADDIRSIHDNVGVLPDQTSLWDRLSPRDHLEFVIETKEADDDPDVLLDRVGLTEVADRPAGGFSTGMAQRLRLAMALVDNPDLIILDEPTAGLDPNAAREVRRIILEENERGATVFFSSHIMEQVEAVCDRVGILRQGELVAEDDVGSLRKAASATIRMEVIVDEVPDTTIDQLETIDAVIEATAENEEAIVVTLSNTTGKADVIHHLVESGVDPIDFSFRETSLEDVFAEYTTGGVEA from the coding sequence ATGGCAGCGATTGAGACAAATGGGTTGACTAAGCGATTTGGTAGCTTACGCGCCGTGGATAATCTTAATCTTACAGTACAAGAAGGCGAAATATACGGATTCCTAGGCCCGAATGGAGCTGGCAAATCGACAACAATCAATATGCTTCTGTCGCTGGTTCAACCAACTGCTGGATCAGCCACTGTTCTTGGTTATGATATTGCTGACGACATTCGATCAATCCATGACAACGTCGGGGTGTTGCCCGATCAAACAAGTCTGTGGGATCGACTCTCTCCAAGAGATCATCTTGAATTTGTCATTGAGACAAAAGAAGCAGATGACGACCCGGATGTGTTACTTGATCGAGTTGGACTGACCGAAGTTGCTGATCGACCAGCTGGCGGGTTTTCGACCGGAATGGCCCAGCGGCTTAGACTTGCAATGGCACTTGTTGATAACCCTGATTTGATTATTTTAGATGAGCCAACGGCCGGATTGGATCCAAATGCCGCCAGAGAAGTTCGCCGCATCATCCTTGAAGAGAACGAGCGTGGCGCAACCGTATTCTTCTCAAGTCACATCATGGAGCAGGTTGAAGCTGTCTGTGATCGCGTTGGCATTCTACGACAGGGTGAACTCGTTGCTGAGGATGATGTTGGATCGCTTCGAAAAGCAGCTTCCGCAACAATTCGCATGGAGGTTATTGTTGATGAGGTGCCAGATACAACAATTGATCAACTTGAGACAATTGACGCTGTTATTGAGGCTACTGCTGAGAACGAGGAAGCAATTGTTGTAACGTTATCAAACACTACTGGAAAGGCAGACGTTATCCATCATCTGGTAGAATCAGGTGTTGACCCAATCGACTTCTCGTTCCGTGAGACTAGTCTTGAGGACGTATTTGCGGAATACACGACCGGGGGTGTTGAGGCATGA
- a CDS encoding DUF4013 domain-containing protein has translation MPACPECNADVSDERRFCPRCGTELSVYATNTSDEQGDREYMDLNDPQSENNDDYAGSDPDPEPQLQRQSEGGLIAFPIEYPSRAGWFTIVGGGILFLLSFLIIPLFMILGYLVRVANAAAQGRPEPPTLDDWLGLIKDGIVVTAVLIPPGIVYSLLVVIGMEINIILYVILAVVGAYALPAIFVSYAAEKDWRAAYDISSLVELMSTRTYLFGYLIYLFIFQLIGSVVVGILAILSLLTIVGWIIIIPMLYFYWVAIDAALWGQVYNKVNT, from the coding sequence ATGCCGGCATGTCCCGAATGCAATGCAGACGTTAGCGATGAGCGGCGGTTTTGTCCTCGATGTGGTACTGAACTCTCGGTGTACGCTACTAATACATCGGATGAACAGGGTGATCGAGAGTACATGGATCTTAACGACCCACAATCTGAAAACAACGATGATTACGCTGGCTCTGATCCAGACCCAGAACCACAATTACAGCGGCAATCGGAGGGCGGATTAATTGCCTTCCCAATTGAGTATCCATCTAGAGCTGGGTGGTTTACGATCGTCGGCGGGGGGATCTTGTTTTTACTGTCATTCTTGATTATTCCGCTGTTTATGATACTGGGTTATCTCGTTCGTGTCGCCAATGCCGCTGCACAAGGGCGTCCAGAACCGCCAACGCTTGATGATTGGCTCGGACTGATTAAAGATGGAATTGTCGTCACAGCAGTTCTTATTCCACCGGGAATAGTTTACTCGCTCCTTGTTGTTATTGGGATGGAAATAAACATCATACTCTATGTAATATTAGCAGTCGTAGGAGCATACGCTCTGCCTGCAATCTTTGTAAGCTACGCAGCCGAGAAAGATTGGCGCGCTGCGTATGACATATCATCACTTGTTGAGTTGATGAGTACGCGAACGTATCTTTTTGGATATTTGATCTACCTGTTCATATTCCAGTTGATCGGCTCTGTTGTTGTTGGGATATTAGCAATCCTGTCCCTGCTGACAATTGTTGGATGGATCATCATTATTCCGATGCTGTACTTTTACTGGGTTGCCATTGATGCAGCACTCTGGGGACAAGTGTACAATAAGGTCAACACCTAA
- a CDS encoding FAD-dependent oxidoreductase translates to MVNTVVIGGGVGGLTAAQELTERGIDVTVFERNDRFGGKARSMPIMDDPDAVHGEHGFRFFPAYYQHVLDTMNRIPDSNGTVADNLVETEATLIAEIDTPGRVVETTQPQTLQDWVDTLQPAFAEDLPRRDVRFLIERLLYLLTSCDRRREEQLDNISWWDFIDADNRSQEFQDRLAFAVQSLVALQPQRGSARTVGTIYLQLLFGQLNPTKPAERILSGPTNITWIDPWTEYLQDQGVTLSLNTTVSDILFDTQTETITGIELANGETVTADEYVLATPVEGTPQLLTPEMTAAAPELDGVDQLDTAWMNGIQFYLSEDVSITKGHQVYADSPWALTSISQRQFWSSYDIDAAVPEAATGVLSVIASDWETPGMIHDKPARDCTREEIVEEVWAQLKAHLDDVEPQLTDDILVDWFLDPELHETETGVKNNAPLLINTVGSLKHRPPANPDIANLTLASDYVHTNSDLASMESANEAGRRAANAILKRHGHDATASIWSLEEPRVFEPFKKQDQIRYRLGLPHPAETVNSLRSVASRLRNTA, encoded by the coding sequence ATGGTCAACACAGTCGTTATTGGCGGTGGTGTTGGAGGGCTAACGGCAGCTCAAGAACTGACAGAACGGGGTATTGATGTTACAGTATTTGAACGAAATGATCGATTTGGTGGGAAAGCCCGCTCGATGCCAATTATGGATGATCCAGATGCCGTCCACGGTGAACACGGATTTCGGTTTTTTCCAGCCTATTATCAGCACGTGCTGGACACGATGAATCGAATTCCAGATAGCAATGGAACGGTGGCAGACAATCTCGTGGAAACAGAGGCAACGCTGATTGCCGAGATTGATACGCCTGGACGGGTCGTTGAAACAACCCAGCCTCAGACATTACAGGACTGGGTCGATACATTGCAGCCTGCGTTTGCGGAGGACCTGCCGCGACGGGATGTTCGGTTTTTGATCGAACGGCTGCTGTACTTGCTCACTTCCTGTGATCGCCGCCGGGAGGAACAGCTTGATAACATCTCGTGGTGGGATTTTATTGACGCAGATAATCGATCACAGGAGTTTCAGGACCGCCTTGCCTTCGCCGTTCAGTCGCTCGTTGCACTACAACCACAGCGCGGTAGCGCCCGAACTGTTGGCACGATATACCTACAATTACTTTTTGGACAGCTTAACCCAACCAAGCCAGCAGAACGCATCCTTTCTGGCCCAACAAACATCACATGGATCGATCCATGGACAGAATACCTGCAAGATCAAGGTGTGACACTGTCGCTTAACACGACCGTTTCGGATATTCTATTTGATACACAAACTGAGACAATTACTGGAATTGAACTTGCCAACGGCGAGACAGTCACAGCCGACGAATATGTTCTGGCTACTCCGGTAGAAGGAACACCACAATTACTCACTCCAGAGATGACAGCAGCTGCTCCAGAACTTGACGGTGTCGACCAGTTAGATACAGCCTGGATGAACGGCATACAGTTCTATCTTAGTGAGGATGTTTCAATCACCAAAGGCCACCAGGTGTATGCCGATTCTCCGTGGGCACTGACATCAATTTCTCAGCGACAGTTCTGGTCATCATACGACATTGATGCGGCAGTCCCCGAAGCAGCCACCGGGGTACTTTCAGTCATTGCATCAGACTGGGAAACGCCGGGTATGATTCATGATAAGCCAGCCAGAGACTGCACTAGAGAGGAGATCGTCGAAGAAGTGTGGGCACAATTGAAGGCACACCTCGATGACGTTGAGCCACAACTTACTGATGATATTCTTGTTGACTGGTTCCTTGATCCCGAGCTTCATGAAACAGAGACAGGTGTCAAAAACAATGCCCCACTGTTGATTAACACAGTCGGGTCACTTAAACACCGGCCACCAGCTAACCCAGATATTGCAAATCTCACTCTTGCCAGCGACTACGTACACACAAATTCGGATTTGGCTTCGATGGAATCAGCAAATGAGGCTGGACGACGAGCAGCCAATGCAATACTTAAGCGACATGGACACGATGCCACAGCCAGTATCTGGAGTCTTGAAGAGCCTCGTGTTTTCGAGCCGTTCAAAAAACAGGATCAAATCCGATACCGGCTCGGATTACCGCATCCTGCTGAAACAGTCAACTCATTACGCTCTGTTGCGAGCAGGTTGCGAAATACAGCATAG
- a CDS encoding 30S ribosomal protein S14: MTEKPAEDNDSDRTQIQRVCRDTGRKQGLIGKYDIWLCRQSFREKARDIGFRKYK; the protein is encoded by the coding sequence ATGACTGAAAAACCTGCCGAGGATAACGACAGTGATCGCACCCAAATCCAGCGTGTCTGTCGTGATACTGGCCGAAAGCAAGGTCTGATTGGAAAATACGACATCTGGCTTTGTCGCCAATCATTTCGTGAAAAAGCCCGAGATATTGGCTTCCGAAAATACAAATAA
- a CDS encoding CopG family ribbon-helix-helix protein translates to MRTSLAVSEEMLDEFDAVREKEGIESRSRAIREAMAEYIERHQRLESVTGDITGVIVFDYEYEHVVTELHTVQHEHADTIISTSHAHHGEWCLETLFVDGPAASVRNLVYRLKSFDGIHRVRTMFL, encoded by the coding sequence ATGCGCACAAGTTTGGCGGTATCTGAGGAAATGCTCGATGAGTTTGATGCAGTCAGAGAGAAGGAAGGAATCGAGTCTCGATCTCGGGCCATTCGAGAAGCAATGGCAGAGTACATTGAGCGCCACCAGCGGTTAGAATCAGTAACTGGAGACATTACCGGCGTGATTGTATTTGACTATGAGTATGAGCATGTCGTTACTGAACTACACACTGTTCAGCACGAGCATGCGGACACAATTATCTCCACATCACATGCCCACCATGGAGAATGGTGCCTCGAAACACTGTTTGTAGACGGCCCGGCAGCCTCCGTTCGTAATCTCGTTTATCGACTCAAAAGCTTTGACGGGATCCATCGCGTCCGGACTATGTTTCTATGA
- a CDS encoding ABC transporter permease, with product MPTGLQTSKSPTAAVREAASFRTRRRSLSSFAGFAEGPWMGVVAGGLFILLGVYEYYQFHQHKSTSSKPVHQEETDHANYSQQSPINPEATAADEVTPHRVEDGAAKISQPRGDRHAGHTHDHKHHHDGSGHDHGHQHLTEEHARQGLQSLGVTALVLGFAHEEPIQILAICAGTNACFELMLLYSFAVIIAILIPTLLLIVGYKRHRERIEQYTPYLPLVTALVLVTVGAGFILGSAGI from the coding sequence ATGCCGACGGGTCTGCAAACCAGTAAATCTCCCACCGCTGCGGTACGGGAAGCCGCGTCCTTCAGGACGCGGAGGAGGTCACTTAGCAGTTTTGCGGGGTTTGCTGAGGGACCGTGGATGGGTGTTGTAGCTGGAGGGTTGTTCATCCTTCTGGGAGTATACGAGTATTATCAATTCCATCAACACAAATCAACCAGCAGTAAGCCAGTCCATCAAGAGGAAACTGATCATGCCAATTACAGTCAACAATCACCGATTAACCCGGAAGCGACTGCCGCAGATGAAGTAACACCACACAGAGTGGAAGACGGAGCAGCCAAGATAAGTCAGCCTAGAGGAGATCGTCACGCTGGACATACACATGATCATAAGCACCATCACGACGGCAGCGGCCATGACCACGGTCATCAACACTTGACTGAAGAACACGCTCGACAGGGACTTCAGTCATTGGGCGTGACGGCACTAGTTCTGGGATTTGCACACGAGGAGCCAATCCAGATATTGGCGATCTGTGCGGGCACTAACGCCTGTTTTGAGCTCATGCTGTTATATTCGTTTGCTGTAATTATCGCAATCTTAATTCCTACTTTGTTGTTGATTGTCGGATACAAGCGGCATCGGGAACGTATCGAACAGTATACGCCATACCTACCGCTGGTTACAGCATTGGTACTTGTCACCGTCGGAGCAGGATTTATTCTTGGATCAGCCGGGATTTGA
- a CDS encoding urea ABC transporter substrate-binding protein, whose amino-acid sequence MSDFTRRSFVAGVGGASIAGASGCLGVLGGDDGPTVGVLEDRTGEFQLNGTPKWQATLLAIEEINENGGILGEEINVEDPDPQSDNNRYRDLTERLIYQDEVDALWAGYSSASREAIRDIINDEDQLYFYTTQYEGGVADDTIFPVGATARQQLGAVTPYMADEFGDDIYIIAADYNFGQLSGDWVNVYAKENGYNIVGEEYIPLGETEFSSVINNIQDADPDFIMSMLVGNNHESFYEQRDEAGLDIPIGSSTTLAQGHEHLRYDPTALTDVYVGVNYMEELPSDRNEDFVDRFYDEYPDADYLNQEAQNNYFSVYMWKEAVEEAGTFDQDDVIEVLEDGMEVEAPEGDIELDGATHHMTHRMRVAHCDENHDISFDAEQLIEPTFLREEIGVDLREESLTTQYEPTDVYDIDDV is encoded by the coding sequence ATGTCTGATTTTACTCGACGTTCGTTCGTTGCAGGAGTTGGGGGCGCAAGTATTGCAGGCGCGAGTGGGTGTCTTGGTGTTCTCGGAGGCGATGACGGCCCAACGGTTGGAGTTCTTGAGGATCGAACTGGTGAATTCCAACTCAATGGAACGCCAAAATGGCAGGCAACGTTATTGGCAATTGAAGAGATTAACGAGAACGGTGGCATATTAGGTGAGGAAATCAATGTTGAAGACCCAGATCCACAGTCAGATAACAATCGATACCGAGATTTGACTGAACGGCTCATCTACCAAGATGAAGTTGATGCGCTGTGGGCAGGATACTCAAGTGCAAGTCGAGAGGCAATTCGGGATATCATCAACGATGAAGATCAACTGTATTTCTACACGACTCAATATGAAGGCGGAGTAGCGGACGATACCATCTTTCCTGTCGGAGCTACAGCTCGTCAACAACTTGGAGCCGTGACGCCGTATATGGCAGACGAGTTCGGTGATGATATTTACATCATCGCTGCTGACTACAACTTCGGTCAGCTTTCCGGAGATTGGGTAAACGTCTACGCCAAGGAAAATGGCTACAATATTGTCGGTGAGGAATACATCCCACTCGGTGAAACTGAGTTTTCATCTGTGATTAATAATATTCAGGATGCTGATCCAGACTTCATCATGTCGATGCTGGTGGGGAACAACCATGAATCATTCTACGAACAGCGAGACGAAGCAGGACTTGACATTCCAATTGGCAGCTCTACGACGCTCGCTCAGGGGCATGAGCACCTTCGATATGATCCAACTGCGCTGACAGATGTATACGTTGGAGTGAATTACATGGAAGAACTCCCATCAGATCGAAATGAAGACTTCGTCGATCGGTTCTACGATGAGTATCCAGATGCAGATTACTTGAACCAAGAGGCACAGAACAATTACTTCTCGGTGTACATGTGGAAAGAGGCAGTCGAAGAAGCCGGCACATTTGATCAAGACGATGTAATCGAAGTGCTTGAGGATGGTATGGAGGTTGAAGCGCCGGAAGGCGACATTGAACTTGATGGTGCAACCCACCACATGACCCATCGCATGCGGGTAGCACATTGCGATGAGAATCATGACATCTCATTTGACGCAGAACAGCTAATTGAGCCAACCTTCCTCCGCGAAGAGATTGGTGTTGACCTGCGTGAAGAGTCGCTAACAACCCAGTACGAACCAACTGATGTGTACGACATAGACGATGTGTAA